Proteins co-encoded in one Cricetulus griseus strain 17A/GY chromosome 1 unlocalized genomic scaffold, alternate assembly CriGri-PICRH-1.0 chr1_1, whole genome shotgun sequence genomic window:
- the Ankrd37 gene encoding ankyrin repeat domain-containing protein 37 yields the protein MLLLNCNLEEGGLKNLLETGASVNAPPDPLEQSPVHLAAGCGLACFLLWQLQTGADLNQQDVLGETPLHKAAKVGSLECLSLLVASDAQIGLCNKNGQTAEDLAWSCGFPECARYLTTIKCMQTTESSGDLCAPVLRQKRSLTSVENRALKRKC from the exons ATGCTGTTGCTTAATTGCAACCTGGAG GAAGGTGGCCTCAAGAATTTGCTGGAAACAGGAGCATCAGTCAATGCACCCCCGGATCCCCTTGAGCAGTCGCCTGTTCACTTAGCTGCAGGCTGCGgccttgcttgctttcttctctggCAGCTGCAAACAGGCGCTGACCTCAACCAACAG GATGTTTTAGGAGAAACTCCACTCCACAAGGCAGCGAAAGTTGGAAGCCTGGAATGCCTTAGCCTCCTTGTGGCCAGTGATGCTCAGATAGG CTTATGTAATAAGAATGGGCAAACAGCTGAAGATCTTGCTTGGTCATGTGGATTTCCAGAATGTGCCAGGTATCTAACAACGATTAAATGTATGCAGACAACGGAATCATCAGGTGATCTCTGTGCTCCAGTACTCAGACAGAAGCGAAGTTTAACAAGTGTGGAGAACAGAGCTCTGAAGAGGAAGTGTTG A
- the Ufsp2 gene encoding ufm1-specific protease 2 isoform X1, producing MVDVRHSGSCSPSAGALSSSGLDATSGPTLACAKSSFLSSPGGEPEMFIKNALRQVLNDLTTKLSSDALVFRVSNSSMYLWPNSDTNTGELTDSSTCKNIVHLIQFEQEEDKKRKFTKKKDKKSSDMQQIVNIDLMLEISTSLGAVTPIIERENEEHHYINMNLPIDVVVAVAPEETWGKVRKLLVDAVHNQLVDVEKCILRYIKGTSIVVPEPLHFLLPGEKNLVTVLYPSGIPDAQLQAYRKELHDLFNLPHDRPYFKRANAYHFPDEPYKDGCIRNPHAYLSPPNIEGSVMCVVQGIYAYHHYMQDRIDDNGWGCAYRSLQTICSWFRHQGYTERSIPTHREIQQALVDAGDKPATFVGSRQWIGSIEVQLVLNQLIGVTSRILFVSQGSEMTSQGRELANHFQNVGTPVMIGGGVLAHTILGVTWNETTGQIKFLILDPHYTGAEDLQVILEKGWCGWKSPDFWNKDAYYNLCLPQRPNAV from the exons ATGGTTGATGTGAGGCATTCTGGGAGTTGTAGTCCGTCTGCCGGAGCCCTGTCTTCGTCTGGCCTTGACGCCACTTCCGGTCCGACCTTGGCTTGCGCGAAATCGTCATTCCTGTCATCTCCAGGTGGTGAGCCTG AAATGTTTATCAAGAATGCTCTAAGACAGGTGTTGAATGACCTGACTACCAAGCTGTCTTCAGACGCTCTTGTATTCAGAGTCTCCAACAGCTCCATGTATCTGTGGCCCAACAGTGACACAAACACTGGCGAGCTGACTGACAGCTCCACCTGTAAGAACATAGTGCACCTCATCCA GTTTGAGCAGGAAGAGGATAAAAAGCGAAaattcacaaaaaagaaagacaaaaagtcATCAGACATG CAACAAATAGTAAACATAGATCTCATGCTGGAAATATCAACCTCTCTGGGAGCTGTAACCCCCATCAttgaaagggaaaatgaagaacACCACTACATTAATATGAACTTGCCGATCGATGTAGTTGTAGCTGTTGCTCCAGAAGAAACGTGGGGAAA AGTCCGAAAACTTCTAGTGGATGCAGTTCATAACCAACTAGTTGATGTGGAAAAATGCATTTTGAGATACATAAAAGGAACATCTATTGTGGTCCCTGAACCACTGCACTTCCTATTgccaggggaaaaaaatcttgtaACAGTTTTATATCCATCAGGAATTCCAGATGCTCAGCTGCAGGCCTATAGAAAG GAGTTACATGACCTCTTCAATCTCCCACATGACAGACCTTATTTCAAAAGGGCTAATGCGTACCACTTTCCAGATGAACCATATAAAGACGGCTGCATTAGGAACCCACATGCTTATCTGAGTCCACCTAACATAGAGGGTAGTGTG atgtgTGTGGTCCAGGGCATCTACGCTTATCATCACTATATGCAGGATCGGATAGATGACAATGGCTGGGGCTGTGCTTATCGGTCCCTGCAGACGATCTGCTCATGGTTCAGAcatcagggatacacagagaggtCCAttccaacacacagagagattcaGCAG gCTCTTGTTGATGCTGGTGACAAACCAGCAACATTTGTGGGATCTCGGCAATGGATTGGATCTATTGAAGTACAGCTGGTACTAAACCAACTGATTGGTGTAACTTCAAGAATACTGTTTGTTAG ccaAGGTTCAGAAATGACCTCTCAAGGACGGGAACTGGCCAACCATTTCCAGAATGTGGGCACTCCTGTAATGATTG ggGGAGGAGTATTGGCTCACACAATACTAGGAGTCACATGGAATGAAACTACAGGGCAGATAAAATTTCTAATTCTAGACCCACATTATACAGGTGCTGAAGATCTGCAAGTTATCTTGGAAAAG GGCTGGTGTGGATGGAAGAGCCCAGACTTTTGGAACAAGGATGCATACTATAACTTATGCCTTCCTCAACGACCAAATGCTGTTTAA
- the Ufsp2 gene encoding ufm1-specific protease 2 isoform X3, with the protein MVDVRHSGSCSPSAGALSSSGLDATSGPTLACAKSSFLSSPGGEPEMFIKNALRQVLNDLTTKLSSDALVFRVSNSSMYLWPNSDTNTGELTDSSTCKNIVHLIQFEQEEDKKRKFTKKKDKKSSDMQQIVNIDLMLEISTSLGAVTPIIERENEEHHYINMNLPIDVVVAVAPEETWGKVRKLLVDAVHNQLVDVEKCILRYIKGTSIVVPEPLHFLLPGEKNLVTVLYPSGIPDAQLQAYRKMCVVQGIYAYHHYMQDRIDDNGWGCAYRSLQTICSWFRHQGYTERSIPTHREIQQALVDAGDKPATFVGSRQWIGSIEVQLVLNQLIGVTSRILFVSQGSEMTSQGRELANHFQNVGTPVMIGGGVLAHTILGVTWNETTGQIKFLILDPHYTGAEDLQVILEKGWCGWKSPDFWNKDAYYNLCLPQRPNAV; encoded by the exons ATGGTTGATGTGAGGCATTCTGGGAGTTGTAGTCCGTCTGCCGGAGCCCTGTCTTCGTCTGGCCTTGACGCCACTTCCGGTCCGACCTTGGCTTGCGCGAAATCGTCATTCCTGTCATCTCCAGGTGGTGAGCCTG AAATGTTTATCAAGAATGCTCTAAGACAGGTGTTGAATGACCTGACTACCAAGCTGTCTTCAGACGCTCTTGTATTCAGAGTCTCCAACAGCTCCATGTATCTGTGGCCCAACAGTGACACAAACACTGGCGAGCTGACTGACAGCTCCACCTGTAAGAACATAGTGCACCTCATCCA GTTTGAGCAGGAAGAGGATAAAAAGCGAAaattcacaaaaaagaaagacaaaaagtcATCAGACATG CAACAAATAGTAAACATAGATCTCATGCTGGAAATATCAACCTCTCTGGGAGCTGTAACCCCCATCAttgaaagggaaaatgaagaacACCACTACATTAATATGAACTTGCCGATCGATGTAGTTGTAGCTGTTGCTCCAGAAGAAACGTGGGGAAA AGTCCGAAAACTTCTAGTGGATGCAGTTCATAACCAACTAGTTGATGTGGAAAAATGCATTTTGAGATACATAAAAGGAACATCTATTGTGGTCCCTGAACCACTGCACTTCCTATTgccaggggaaaaaaatcttgtaACAGTTTTATATCCATCAGGAATTCCAGATGCTCAGCTGCAGGCCTATAGAAAG atgtgTGTGGTCCAGGGCATCTACGCTTATCATCACTATATGCAGGATCGGATAGATGACAATGGCTGGGGCTGTGCTTATCGGTCCCTGCAGACGATCTGCTCATGGTTCAGAcatcagggatacacagagaggtCCAttccaacacacagagagattcaGCAG gCTCTTGTTGATGCTGGTGACAAACCAGCAACATTTGTGGGATCTCGGCAATGGATTGGATCTATTGAAGTACAGCTGGTACTAAACCAACTGATTGGTGTAACTTCAAGAATACTGTTTGTTAG ccaAGGTTCAGAAATGACCTCTCAAGGACGGGAACTGGCCAACCATTTCCAGAATGTGGGCACTCCTGTAATGATTG ggGGAGGAGTATTGGCTCACACAATACTAGGAGTCACATGGAATGAAACTACAGGGCAGATAAAATTTCTAATTCTAGACCCACATTATACAGGTGCTGAAGATCTGCAAGTTATCTTGGAAAAG GGCTGGTGTGGATGGAAGAGCCCAGACTTTTGGAACAAGGATGCATACTATAACTTATGCCTTCCTCAACGACCAAATGCTGTTTAA
- the Ufsp2 gene encoding ufm1-specific protease 2 isoform X2 produces MDILFRIRGGFDLAFQLASPKEMFIKNALRQVLNDLTTKLSSDALVFRVSNSSMYLWPNSDTNTGELTDSSTCKNIVHLIQFEQEEDKKRKFTKKKDKKSSDMQQIVNIDLMLEISTSLGAVTPIIERENEEHHYINMNLPIDVVVAVAPEETWGKVRKLLVDAVHNQLVDVEKCILRYIKGTSIVVPEPLHFLLPGEKNLVTVLYPSGIPDAQLQAYRKELHDLFNLPHDRPYFKRANAYHFPDEPYKDGCIRNPHAYLSPPNIEGSVMCVVQGIYAYHHYMQDRIDDNGWGCAYRSLQTICSWFRHQGYTERSIPTHREIQQALVDAGDKPATFVGSRQWIGSIEVQLVLNQLIGVTSRILFVSQGSEMTSQGRELANHFQNVGTPVMIGGGVLAHTILGVTWNETTGQIKFLILDPHYTGAEDLQVILEKGWCGWKSPDFWNKDAYYNLCLPQRPNAV; encoded by the exons ATGGATATACTCTTCAGAATAAGAGGAGGCTTTGATCTGGCTTTTCAGCTAGCCTCTCCTAAAG AAATGTTTATCAAGAATGCTCTAAGACAGGTGTTGAATGACCTGACTACCAAGCTGTCTTCAGACGCTCTTGTATTCAGAGTCTCCAACAGCTCCATGTATCTGTGGCCCAACAGTGACACAAACACTGGCGAGCTGACTGACAGCTCCACCTGTAAGAACATAGTGCACCTCATCCA GTTTGAGCAGGAAGAGGATAAAAAGCGAAaattcacaaaaaagaaagacaaaaagtcATCAGACATG CAACAAATAGTAAACATAGATCTCATGCTGGAAATATCAACCTCTCTGGGAGCTGTAACCCCCATCAttgaaagggaaaatgaagaacACCACTACATTAATATGAACTTGCCGATCGATGTAGTTGTAGCTGTTGCTCCAGAAGAAACGTGGGGAAA AGTCCGAAAACTTCTAGTGGATGCAGTTCATAACCAACTAGTTGATGTGGAAAAATGCATTTTGAGATACATAAAAGGAACATCTATTGTGGTCCCTGAACCACTGCACTTCCTATTgccaggggaaaaaaatcttgtaACAGTTTTATATCCATCAGGAATTCCAGATGCTCAGCTGCAGGCCTATAGAAAG GAGTTACATGACCTCTTCAATCTCCCACATGACAGACCTTATTTCAAAAGGGCTAATGCGTACCACTTTCCAGATGAACCATATAAAGACGGCTGCATTAGGAACCCACATGCTTATCTGAGTCCACCTAACATAGAGGGTAGTGTG atgtgTGTGGTCCAGGGCATCTACGCTTATCATCACTATATGCAGGATCGGATAGATGACAATGGCTGGGGCTGTGCTTATCGGTCCCTGCAGACGATCTGCTCATGGTTCAGAcatcagggatacacagagaggtCCAttccaacacacagagagattcaGCAG gCTCTTGTTGATGCTGGTGACAAACCAGCAACATTTGTGGGATCTCGGCAATGGATTGGATCTATTGAAGTACAGCTGGTACTAAACCAACTGATTGGTGTAACTTCAAGAATACTGTTTGTTAG ccaAGGTTCAGAAATGACCTCTCAAGGACGGGAACTGGCCAACCATTTCCAGAATGTGGGCACTCCTGTAATGATTG ggGGAGGAGTATTGGCTCACACAATACTAGGAGTCACATGGAATGAAACTACAGGGCAGATAAAATTTCTAATTCTAGACCCACATTATACAGGTGCTGAAGATCTGCAAGTTATCTTGGAAAAG GGCTGGTGTGGATGGAAGAGCCCAGACTTTTGGAACAAGGATGCATACTATAACTTATGCCTTCCTCAACGACCAAATGCTGTTTAA